Part of the Streptomyces sp. NBC_01460 genome, TCTGGCCGTGGGTGGATCCCAGCGACTGGCCGCCTCGCAGCCGCAGGTGCCCCGGGCGGTCGGTGAGGTCGAGCCAGGAGGGGTCGGGGTGGCGGCGCAGTGTCGCCCAGGGCGTGGTCAGCTCGGGTCCGTCGAAGTGGTCGAGGGCGGGGACCGAGGCGACCGGGGCGGGCGGCAGGGCGGGGCCGGGCACGGCGGTTCTCGGGAGGTGCGCGCCAGGCTGCGTGGCGGGCTCGGACGCGTGGGCACCCGTCGGCTCGGAGAGCGGGGCTCCGGCGAGCCGGGGCCATCCGCCGACGTTCCACTCGACGCGCTGCAGCGCGGTCTCGCGGCCGAGCACGCAGGGGCCCATGGGCGTGAGCGGGCGGGCCATGAGGTGGGCGAGGTACCACTCCCCGGCCGGCGTCTCGACGAGGCTGCCGTGGCCGGCCTTCTGCAGAGGCCATGTCTCGTGTCCGGCGGAGGTGAGGAGGGGGCCGTCCGGGTCCGCCTCGTAGGGCCCCGTCAGCGTCCGGGAGCGGGCGACGGTGACGGCGTGTGCCCAGGACGTCCCGCCCTCCGCCGTCACCAGGTAGTACCAGTCGCCCGTGCGGTAGAGGTGCGGACCCTCGGTGTGCGCTAGGGGTGTGCCGTCGAAGACGCGGTGCAGCGGGCCGGTGACCTGTCTCTTCTGCCGGTCCCACTCCTGGAGGAGGATGCCCGCGAAGGGGTGGTGGCCGGTGCGGTGGTCCCACTCCATCCACAGGGCCCAGCTGCGCCCGTCGCCGTCGGGGCCGTCGTCGTGGAAGAGGGACGGGTCGAAGCCGTGGCTCGGGAAGGGCGCCGGGTCCGACCACGGCCCGTCGATCGTGGGGGCGGTGATGACGACGTTGCGTACGTCCTTGAAGGCTCCGGAGAGATTGGTGACGTCGCTGTACACGAGGTGGAAGAGGCCGTCGGTGAACGAGAGGCACGGTGCCCAGACCCCGCCGGAGTCGGGCCGGCCCGTCAGGTCGACCGCCCGTTCCTCGCGGAGGATGCCCCCGAGCGAGCGCCAGTTCACGAGGTCACGGGAGTGGTGGACGGCGACTCCTGGGAGCCATTCGAAGGTGGAGGTCGCGATGTAGTAGTCGTCCCCGACGCGGAGGATCGAGGGGTCGGGGTGGAACCCGGGCAGCACCGGGTTGACGATGGTCGCGGGACGCCGCTCCGCGTGCGTCCTGCGGCGCGGCCGGTCCTGGTCGGGGGCGGTGGGCACGGCGGTCATCGGTATCTCCAGGGAGTAGAAGGCTCGCTCAGCCCTTGACGGCGCCGGCCATGACACCGGAGACGATCCGGCGCGCGAGGACGGTGAAGACGACGAGTACAGGCAGCACGGAGACGACGACGCCGGCGAGCATCAGCGTGTAGTCGGTGTAGTAGCCGGCGGCCAGCTGGTTGAGGGCGATCTGCACGGTGCCGTTCTCG contains:
- a CDS encoding glycoside hydrolase family 43 protein, producing the protein MTAVPTAPDQDRPRRRTHAERRPATIVNPVLPGFHPDPSILRVGDDYYIATSTFEWLPGVAVHHSRDLVNWRSLGGILREERAVDLTGRPDSGGVWAPCLSFTDGLFHLVYSDVTNLSGAFKDVRNVVITAPTIDGPWSDPAPFPSHGFDPSLFHDDGPDGDGRSWALWMEWDHRTGHHPFAGILLQEWDRQKRQVTGPLHRVFDGTPLAHTEGPHLYRTGDWYYLVTAEGGTSWAHAVTVARSRTLTGPYEADPDGPLLTSAGHETWPLQKAGHGSLVETPAGEWYLAHLMARPLTPMGPCVLGRETALQRVEWNVGGWPRLAGAPLSEPTGAHASEPATQPGAHLPRTAVPGPALPPAPVASVPALDHFDGPELTTPWATLRRHPDPSWLDLTDRPGHLRLRGGQSLGSTHGQSLVARRQQAVSIDFSCRLEAEPRSPLQMAGIVHYYNSTLWHYLHLTWDEHLGRVLRVGLCDHGRYLEPDPAVAVPDGPLDLLLTVRTTRAHFAWRSDHGSPWRTVGPDLDVTRLSDESATQGDPATGHFTSWGFTGAFAGLCVQDLTGAALAADFAWSEYRETDSGHHEER